The genomic DNA GTCGGGATGGTGCCCAAGAAAATCGGTATATTCCTTATTAAGAGTGACCGTGATCGAAGTCCCATCATACAGGGCGACCGTCACATCGTCTCCCTGGACTCTTACATTGAGCTCAGGGACGATATAATGAGAGAAATCCTTGGCATAGGCCGATCCCGGCCGAGGATTGCACTGTGTGATGAAATCAGCCGCCGTCTGTACTTGCTTCAGCTCGAGGCCCAAGATTTTTGCGATTTCCTTCCACTTGCGGTCCGCAAAAGCCTGGAAATGATCGCTCACGATGGTGAGGACGAAATCAGGCACCTCCCATCGACGGTCGAGCTGAAGGTAGATGCACTCCTGCAAGGAGCGGGCCCCGATGCCGGCAGGTTCCAACGATTGGATCAGGCTGATCATCTCTTCAAGTGCTTCCTCTCCGAGTTTATATTTCTCCAACAATTGGTCGCCTTCAATATGCAGATACCCATTCCCATCAAGGCTGAATATCAATTCTTCTACACAATTACGCTCACTATTTGTAAGCGATTTCAAATTCAATTGTATCAATAAAGCTTCGGATAGGCTTATCGCGGTATCCGATGCGAAATCCTGCCACTCTGCTAGCTTCCGCTTGGGTGGTTTCAATTGGATCAGGGGGTTCTCCATCGCTTTCGATTCCAGGTAGTCATTCAGCTCCATCGTTGTATATTGAAGGATTGTGATCGCCTGTGAAAGCTGCTGGGTCATCTGGAGCTTTTGTTGCTTTTGCTGAAAAAGTCCTGCACTCAAATTCATGATATGTACCCTCCCACTTTTCCATTTTACATGAAAACTCCTTATTCGTTAACGGGAATCTACTGGAATCGCTTTACCTATTGCTATGAAGGCATTCTGTGCATCATTCCTTGTATTCTCTTCAATATGGTATTAAAATGGAAATATCTACATGGTGAAGGGACTGAATTATGCGCAGAAATCAATAGGAAGACTCCATGATGGCATTCATTCATAAAAACGGAGGGATCTATTGATAATGACATTACAAACGAAACGACTGCAATTGACCGAAATGACACTGGAAGATGCGCCTGCACTCTTTTCGCTATGGTCACATCCCGATGTGACGCGATTCATGAACATCGACCAGTTCACAGATGAACAGCAGGCAAGGGATATGATCACCCTGCTGACAGAGCTTGCAGCCGAAAACAAGGCCTTGCGCTTTTCAATCTTTAATCGTGACTCAGGCGAGCTCATCGGGTCATGCGGCTACAATCACTTTGATCGTGACAACCTTATTACGGAGATCGGCTATGACCTCCTGCCTTCCCACTGGGGGAACGGAATCGGTACCGAAGCGGTCGAGCTCCTCACCCGTCACGCTTTTGAGGTACTCGGTATGAACCGGATCGAAGCAAAAGTGGAAAATGGCAACGATGCCTCTGCCGCCGTCTTGGAGAAGAACGGATATCTCTTTGAAGGAACCTTGCGTGATGG from Rossellomorea marisflavi includes the following:
- the rpoN gene encoding RNA polymerase factor sigma-54, with amino-acid sequence MNLSAGLFQQKQQKLQMTQQLSQAITILQYTTMELNDYLESKAMENPLIQLKPPKRKLAEWQDFASDTAISLSEALLIQLNLKSLTNSERNCVEELIFSLDGNGYLHIEGDQLLEKYKLGEEALEEMISLIQSLEPAGIGARSLQECIYLQLDRRWEVPDFVLTIVSDHFQAFADRKWKEIAKILGLELKQVQTAADFITQCNPRPGSAYAKDFSHYIVPELNVRVQGDDVTVALYDGTSITVTLNKEYTDFLGHHPDRDTASYIKEKKQEFEWLVQSLRQRKQTMLKVGKAIVEKQRGFFLQGPGHLQPLTLKQIAEEVGAHESTISRAVRGKYVQTPYGVFELKNFFTAAIRAVDTDEEMVSAGTVKKELQELVNQEDKRKPLSDQKLVALLTEKGCDVSRRTVAKYRDQLGIPSSTKRKRYE
- a CDS encoding GNAT family protein, translating into MTLQTKRLQLTEMTLEDAPALFSLWSHPDVTRFMNIDQFTDEQQARDMITLLTELAAENKALRFSIFNRDSGELIGSCGYNHFDRDNLITEIGYDLLPSHWGNGIGTEAVELLTRHAFEVLGMNRIEAKVENGNDASAAVLEKNGYLFEGTLRDGEKSKGRYVDMKLYAILRSDWKPE